The Methanoculleus marisnigri JR1 genome window below encodes:
- a CDS encoding Coenzyme F420 hydrogenase/dehydrogenase, beta subunit C-terminal domain, which translates to MAAKGDMVYAWTTSPDIASVAECGGAVTGLLKYALENKIVDAVLAVKKGVDLYDAVPTIITDPAEIGQTAGSLHCGTLLLSKLVKKYLGGAEDMRLAVTVKGCDAMGLYELAKRNQVNLDNLLMIGVNCGGSVSPVSARKMIAEKFGIDPNDVVKEEIDKGQFIIVTKDGQHKGISMDELEEEGYGRRSNCRRCKMKVPRQADLACGNWGVIGEKAGKATFVEVCSEKGADLLSRAAKAGAIATEPANPKGIEIRGKVENAMLKLGDKWRAKYFEGLGEGKERLQKIMEDASRCIKCYACIENCPICYCEECSTKKDYLVPPGVLPVPFMFHLIRFAHVADSCVNCGQCEENCPMEIANSLYMHALQTDMERMFGHTPGVDMELPVLALVEEQAERQRLSATGSDQIFDVFK; encoded by the coding sequence ATGGCAGCAAAGGGAGATATGGTATACGCCTGGACGACGAGCCCCGATATCGCCAGCGTCGCGGAGTGCGGCGGTGCGGTGACCGGACTGCTCAAGTATGCCCTGGAGAACAAGATCGTCGACGCAGTCCTCGCGGTGAAGAAGGGCGTGGACCTCTACGATGCGGTCCCGACAATCATCACCGACCCGGCCGAGATCGGGCAGACAGCAGGCTCGCTCCACTGTGGAACGCTTCTGCTCTCGAAACTGGTCAAGAAGTACCTGGGCGGGGCCGAGGATATGCGCCTTGCCGTGACGGTGAAGGGCTGCGACGCGATGGGCCTCTACGAGCTCGCGAAGCGCAACCAGGTCAACCTGGACAACCTTCTCATGATCGGCGTCAACTGCGGCGGGTCCGTCAGCCCGGTCTCGGCCCGGAAGATGATCGCCGAGAAGTTCGGCATCGACCCGAACGACGTCGTCAAGGAGGAGATTGACAAGGGCCAGTTCATCATCGTCACGAAGGACGGTCAGCACAAGGGCATCTCGATGGACGAACTCGAAGAGGAAGGCTACGGCCGCCGGTCGAACTGCCGCCGCTGCAAGATGAAAGTCCCGCGCCAGGCGGACCTCGCCTGCGGCAACTGGGGCGTCATCGGGGAGAAAGCCGGGAAGGCCACGTTCGTCGAGGTCTGTTCCGAGAAGGGTGCTGATCTCCTGAGCAGGGCCGCGAAGGCCGGGGCGATCGCCACGGAGCCCGCGAACCCGAAGGGGATCGAGATCCGCGGCAAGGTCGAGAACGCGATGCTGAAACTCGGCGACAAGTGGCGGGCGAAATACTTCGAAGGGCTCGGCGAGGGCAAGGAGCGCCTCCAGAAGATAATGGAGGACGCGTCCCGGTGCATCAAGTGCTACGCCTGCATCGAGAACTGCCCGATCTGCTACTGCGAAGAGTGCAGCACGAAGAAAGACTACCTGGTGCCGCCGGGCGTGCTCCCCGTGCCGTTCATGTTCCACCTGATCCGGTTCGCTCACGTGGCGGACTCCTGTGTCAACTGCGGCCAGTGCGAGGAGAACTGCCCGATGGAGATCGCGAACTCGCTCTACATGCACGCCCTGCAGACGGATATGGAGAGGATGTTCGGCCACACCCCGGGTGTGGACATGGAGCTCCCGGTGCTCGCGCTCGTCGAGGAGCAGGCGGAACGCCAGCGGCTCTCCGCAACCGGCAGCGACCAGATCTTCGACGTGTTTAAGTAA
- a CDS encoding DUF47 domain-containing protein: MGIKEWVIPQDKAFFDLFDRMAQTVVSAADLLVELVENFENVKEQCHRMKQIEHQGDEISHEIYEQLNRTFITPLEPEEISRLASALDDILDYIDGTAQQMYSYGITETDDSMIQLAKLIRLSVVEIEKAVAGIRTIKNPGLIEERCIEVNRLENVADNVLGHAIMDLFKTEDAITIIKLKDIYENLEMATDKCEDVANVLSDIAIRHS; encoded by the coding sequence GTGGGCATTAAGGAATGGGTAATCCCTCAGGACAAGGCATTTTTTGACCTTTTCGACAGGATGGCCCAGACGGTCGTCTCCGCAGCCGATCTGCTCGTCGAACTTGTCGAGAACTTCGAGAACGTGAAAGAGCAGTGTCACCGGATGAAACAGATCGAGCATCAGGGAGACGAGATCTCGCATGAGATCTACGAGCAGCTGAACCGGACGTTCATCACGCCGCTCGAGCCGGAAGAGATCTCCCGCCTTGCATCGGCGCTCGACGACATCCTCGACTACATCGACGGCACCGCGCAGCAGATGTACAGTTACGGCATCACCGAGACCGACGACTCGATGATCCAGCTGGCAAAACTAATCCGGCTGAGCGTCGTCGAGATCGAGAAGGCCGTGGCCGGCATCCGGACGATCAAGAACCCGGGGTTGATCGAGGAGCGGTGCATCGAGGTGAACCGCCTGGAGAACGTCGCGGACAACGTCCTTGGCCATGCCATCATGGATCTCTTCAAAACGGAGGATGCCATCACCATCATCAAACTCAAGGACATCTACGAGAACCTTGAGATGGCGACCGACAAGTGCGAGGACGTCGCGAATGTCTTGAGCGACATAGCCATCAGACACTCCTGA
- a CDS encoding VOC family protein, producing MRFVCPLIVVRDVEVSRAFYEEVLDQRVLHDHGENVIFEGGFAIHLKSHFSDLIGVAESDIVPRSNNAELYFEENDLDSFLERLKGREAVNYVHEPIEQPWGQRAVRFYDPDMHIIEVGEPMESVVTRFLESGLSIEETARRTSMPEEFVRQCV from the coding sequence ATGAGATTCGTATGCCCGCTTATCGTCGTTCGTGACGTAGAGGTCTCCAGGGCGTTCTACGAAGAGGTGCTGGATCAACGGGTTCTCCATGACCACGGCGAGAACGTGATCTTCGAGGGTGGTTTTGCGATCCACCTGAAGTCGCACTTCTCGGACCTCATCGGCGTCGCCGAGAGCGATATCGTTCCGCGGTCGAACAACGCCGAACTCTACTTCGAAGAGAACGACCTGGACAGCTTCCTCGAACGGCTCAAAGGGAGGGAGGCCGTGAACTACGTGCACGAACCGATCGAGCAGCCCTGGGGACAGCGGGCCGTCAGGTTCTACGACCCCGACATGCACATCATCGAGGTCGGCGAACCCATGGAGAGCGTGGTAACGAGGTTCCTTGAGAGCGGGCTCTCGATCGAAGAGACCGCACGGCGCACCTCGATGCCCGAGGAGTTCGTCCGGCAGTGCGTGTAG
- a CDS encoding DUF1894 domain-containing protein, with protein MASRCVNNLGGRVILKEATSEQVNDYVRKHCREYYEMPPDFVFKEIRMLLKSPMLVGLQIKKGKILLPFTKPCPGYGTILYEIAAKETDLDFIRSNLTKVSG; from the coding sequence ATGGCATCACGTTGCGTAAACAACCTCGGTGGACGGGTGATCCTCAAGGAAGCGACATCGGAACAGGTGAACGACTACGTGCGAAAGCACTGCAGAGAATACTACGAGATGCCGCCGGACTTCGTCTTCAAAGAGATCCGGATGCTCCTGAAGTCCCCGATGCTCGTCGGCCTCCAGATCAAGAAAGGGAAGATCCTGCTGCCGTTCACGAAACCCTGCCCAGGTTATGGGACTATCCTGTATGAGATCGCGGCAAAGGAAACCGACCTCGACTTCATCCGCAGCAATCTCACGAAGGTCTCCGGGTAA
- the tsaA gene encoding tRNA (N6-threonylcarbamoyladenosine(37)-N6)-methyltransferase TrmO, whose product MELSPIGLVHSGIRFRSDMPVQGVDAEIEIFSRYAGGLSGIEENSHLILVCWMHEAGRDVLTAVARKVSGDLPEKGVFSLRSPVRPNPLSVSVVRLCGVRDERFLALANVDLIDGTPVIDIKPYQTGWDCVFSATGHDRTEKIRKMGPGEYRAGLIREAVNYHGELCPGVAVGVRIAEAATRIFERDLRHPQVSVAPGPDPCIADALIGITGASPGNRRLGCSGGDRYVLSCAGKEAVFILREVPESVDAILAAGEASLFDCAVHSRPQQRR is encoded by the coding sequence ATGGAGCTCTCTCCTATCGGACTCGTGCATTCAGGTATCCGCTTCAGGAGCGACATGCCGGTCCAGGGCGTCGACGCCGAGATCGAGATCTTTTCCCGGTACGCCGGGGGACTCTCCGGTATCGAGGAGAATTCGCACCTGATCCTCGTCTGCTGGATGCACGAGGCCGGCCGGGACGTCCTCACGGCGGTCGCCAGGAAGGTTTCGGGCGATCTCCCGGAGAAAGGCGTCTTCTCCCTCCGCTCGCCGGTGCGGCCGAACCCCCTTTCCGTCTCGGTGGTGCGGCTCTGCGGTGTCCGGGACGAGCGGTTTCTGGCGCTCGCGAACGTCGACCTGATCGACGGGACGCCGGTGATCGATATCAAGCCCTACCAGACGGGATGGGACTGCGTCTTCTCCGCGACCGGCCACGACCGGACGGAGAAGATCCGGAAGATGGGCCCCGGCGAGTACCGGGCCGGCCTCATCCGGGAGGCCGTGAACTATCACGGGGAACTCTGCCCCGGGGTAGCGGTCGGGGTGCGGATCGCGGAGGCGGCGACGCGCATCTTTGAGCGCGACCTGCGGCACCCGCAGGTATCGGTCGCGCCCGGCCCCGATCCCTGCATCGCCGACGCGCTCATCGGGATCACCGGCGCGAGCCCCGGAAACCGCCGGCTGGGGTGTTCGGGAGGAGACCGGTACGTTCTCTCCTGCGCCGGAAAGGAGGCGGTCTTCATCCTCCGGGAGGTGCCGGAGAGCGTCGATGCGATCCTTGCGGCCGGCGAGGCGTCGCTCTTCGACTGCGCCGTTCATTCCCGGCCGCAACAGAGACGATGA
- the fdhF gene encoding formate dehydrogenase subunit alpha, which yields MADTNGKLRYVPTTCPYCGVGCGLNLVVNEGKLVGVEPLKRSPINEGKLCPKGATCWEFVHSPDRLTKPLIKKNGEFVEASWDEAYDLIASKFKETSEKYGPKSLGFQVSCRTPNEECYIMQKLARVAFKTNNIDNCARICHGPSVAGLSLSFGSGAATNPFEDVLNADVIFMIGANTIEAHPLAGRRLVQAKKAGKKIIVCDPRYTPTARLADEWVRYNPSTNIALINSIMYWIIQENLHDKEFIEKRTTGFEDLKKTVENYADVESITGVPTERVKEIARIYAGAKNAVIIYCLGITELSTGTDNVRSLGNLSMLTGNVGRPGTGVNPLRGQNNVQGACDMGAYPNVFSGYQKCEDDTIRKRMEELWGVTGLASEYGVTLTEQITQCGDPIKAMYIFALNPVVSYPDSNHVMRSLEKLDFLVVQDIFMTETAKYADVILPGASFAEKDGTFTSGERRINRVRKAVEPPGEAKADWEIFVDLAHKLGLQGFDFNSAEDIWDDMRRVTPSMAGASYARMEKPESVHWPCPTEEHPGTPILHREKFSSADGLGHFFGIEHRPPAEVADAEYPFTLMTGRLLFHYHTRTQTGRAELLHHEVPNGYVQINNEDAARLKIQNGEMIKLTSRRGEVETTARVTDEVAPGVLMMAMHFADAAANMLTNTALDPLSKMPELKHSAVKVEKITGVQ from the coding sequence ATGGCTGACACTAATGGCAAATTACGTTACGTTCCCACAACCTGCCCGTACTGCGGCGTAGGGTGCGGGCTCAATCTTGTGGTGAATGAAGGTAAGCTCGTGGGGGTCGAGCCCCTGAAGAGAAGTCCGATCAATGAGGGCAAACTCTGCCCCAAGGGAGCCACCTGCTGGGAGTTCGTGCACAGCCCCGACCGGCTGACGAAACCCCTCATCAAGAAGAACGGTGAGTTCGTCGAGGCATCCTGGGACGAGGCTTACGATCTCATCGCCTCGAAGTTCAAGGAGACCAGCGAGAAGTACGGGCCGAAATCCCTTGGATTCCAGGTCTCGTGCCGTACTCCGAACGAAGAGTGCTACATCATGCAGAAACTCGCGCGGGTGGCCTTCAAGACCAACAACATCGACAACTGCGCGCGTATCTGCCACGGGCCGTCCGTCGCGGGGCTCTCGCTCTCGTTCGGCTCCGGGGCCGCGACGAACCCCTTCGAGGACGTCCTGAACGCCGACGTCATCTTCATGATCGGTGCGAACACGATCGAGGCGCACCCGCTTGCGGGCCGCAGGCTCGTCCAGGCCAAGAAGGCGGGCAAGAAGATCATCGTCTGCGACCCGCGCTACACACCCACGGCGCGCCTGGCCGATGAGTGGGTCCGCTACAACCCCTCGACCAACATTGCCCTGATCAACTCGATCATGTACTGGATCATCCAGGAGAACCTCCACGACAAGGAGTTCATCGAGAAGAGGACGACGGGATTCGAGGACCTGAAGAAGACCGTGGAGAACTACGCGGACGTCGAGTCGATCACCGGCGTGCCGACCGAGCGGGTCAAGGAGATCGCCCGGATTTACGCCGGCGCGAAGAACGCGGTGATCATCTACTGCCTCGGCATCACGGAGCTCTCGACCGGCACGGACAACGTCCGGTCGCTCGGAAACCTCTCGATGCTCACCGGCAACGTGGGCAGACCCGGAACCGGCGTCAACCCGCTCCGCGGCCAGAACAACGTCCAGGGCGCCTGCGACATGGGTGCATACCCGAACGTCTTCTCCGGCTACCAGAAGTGCGAGGACGACACCATCCGCAAGCGCATGGAAGAACTCTGGGGCGTCACCGGGCTTGCAAGCGAGTACGGCGTGACGCTGACCGAGCAGATCACCCAGTGCGGCGACCCGATCAAAGCGATGTATATCTTCGCGTTGAACCCGGTCGTCTCCTACCCCGACTCGAACCACGTCATGCGGTCGCTTGAGAAACTCGACTTCCTGGTCGTGCAGGACATCTTCATGACCGAGACGGCGAAATACGCCGACGTCATCCTGCCCGGCGCATCCTTCGCCGAGAAGGACGGGACGTTCACCAGCGGCGAGCGGCGCATCAACCGTGTAAGGAAGGCCGTGGAGCCTCCGGGCGAGGCGAAGGCCGACTGGGAGATCTTCGTCGATCTCGCTCACAAACTCGGGCTCCAGGGATTCGACTTCAACTCCGCGGAAGATATCTGGGACGACATGCGGCGGGTCACCCCGTCGATGGCCGGCGCCTCCTACGCAAGGATGGAGAAGCCGGAGTCCGTGCACTGGCCCTGCCCCACCGAGGAGCACCCCGGAACGCCGATCCTCCACCGCGAGAAGTTCTCGTCGGCCGACGGCCTCGGGCACTTCTTCGGCATCGAACACCGGCCGCCCGCGGAGGTCGCCGACGCCGAGTATCCGTTCACCCTGATGACCGGACGTCTGCTCTTCCACTACCACACCCGGACCCAGACCGGCCGGGCGGAGCTCCTCCACCACGAGGTGCCCAACGGCTACGTGCAGATCAACAACGAGGATGCAGCGCGCCTGAAGATCCAGAACGGCGAGATGATCAAACTCACCAGCAGGCGCGGCGAGGTCGAGACCACCGCGAGGGTGACCGACGAGGTCGCACCGGGCGTGCTGATGATGGCGATGCACTTTGCGGATGCGGCGGCGAACATGCTGACGAACACCGCGCTCGACCCGCTCTCCAAGATGCCGGAGTTGAAGCACAGTGCTGTGAAGGTCGAGAAGATCACGGGGGTGCAGTAA
- the fdhD gene encoding formate dehydrogenase accessory sulfurtransferase FdhD, whose protein sequence is MFKRIACIRIGGGSAAHDAAEEAPTAIFVNGRHLTTVTLSPGGFEDFITGYLYTEEIIGSADEIESVRIEGNRISVITKNVFKRVSVKKTILSGCGGAVSYIDTRKLPAIDSDLMVSVPEVEAAVAALAAPGPLDAVALAGGGRIVARAEDLDRHNALDRVIGRGLQDGLDFSRTVAVGTGTVTSEMVRKCLIAGIPVLVSTGVPTALAVEVAEETGLCIVGFAGTPEMGVYAHPERVIGLGA, encoded by the coding sequence ATGTTCAAGAGAATTGCCTGTATCCGTATCGGCGGCGGAAGTGCCGCCCATGATGCCGCCGAAGAGGCGCCGACGGCGATCTTCGTCAACGGCCGACACCTGACGACCGTTACCTTGAGCCCCGGCGGATTTGAAGACTTCATCACCGGCTACCTCTACACCGAGGAGATCATCGGGAGCGCGGACGAGATCGAGTCGGTCAGGATCGAGGGGAACCGGATCAGCGTCATCACGAAGAACGTCTTCAAGCGGGTCAGCGTGAAAAAGACCATCCTCTCCGGGTGCGGGGGAGCCGTCTCCTACATCGACACCCGGAAACTGCCCGCGATCGACTCGGACCTTATGGTCTCCGTCCCGGAGGTTGAGGCCGCCGTTGCCGCCCTCGCCGCCCCCGGCCCGCTCGACGCGGTCGCTCTTGCCGGGGGAGGCCGCATTGTCGCCCGCGCAGAAGACCTCGACCGGCACAACGCCCTCGATAGGGTGATCGGCCGGGGATTGCAGGACGGACTCGACTTCTCGCGGACGGTCGCCGTCGGCACCGGGACGGTCACCTCCGAGATGGTCAGGAAGTGCCTGATCGCCGGCATCCCGGTGCTCGTCTCCACCGGGGTCCCGACCGCCCTCGCCGTGGAGGTTGCGGAGGAGACAGGGCTCTGTATCGTCGGGTTCGCGGGAACGCCGGAGATGGGGGTGTATGCGCACCCGGAGAGGGTTATAGGACTGGGCGCATAG
- a CDS encoding aminotransferase class V-fold PLP-dependent enzyme yields the protein MKREPAVKKVLYWCDQCNVPLIGRTCACGARVREIPLLQPHDLRPALAADMALIRGLLTERFGNVPLPRVVLLNKTGGVDRADLVIAHGDRLGWLTFDPIARKFSLDIAPEALPHILPHVTRGIIDLEAEPAVSAHKGRIGGKQFPLAAPVPDGTAIVSYKNRFGTGIVRDGQVRVKELVPVEPRSRPDPGWDEVIEKNRYHLKNLERNAVRTIKKHMNDRPCVNVSFSGGKDSTAVLHLARKAGVEKAFFIDTGLELPETVEFAASQGVEIIKKGGDFFQAVEKAGPPGKDHRWCCKLLKLQPLKIYLAGLGPCVTIQGNRWYESRNRSDLDETSQNPANPLQLNVSPIRNWRALEVFLYLWWREAPMNPLYEMGLERVGCYLCPAVLESEYEGLREMHPELTDRWDEFLIRWAEKNGLPDAYHQWGLWRWRALPPKMREVCRDRGIGVNDDFTLREAPKSVKKVATMKSTGTREPAPPAENESVPDEIRKDFPILGDIVYLDNAATTFSPEPVVEALVEFEHRYRANVGRGVHRLTRIATQRYWHAHEKVARFIGGEAGVTVFTKNATDAINMVAQGLSWNPGDRVATTILEHHSNLLPWRALAKQGVALDVIGIDADYSLDLAALEETLAGGGVRLVTVTHASNVLGVTTPVPEISRLCREHGALLLVDGAQSLPHMPVNVADLGCDFLCFAGHKMFGPTGTGVLWMRDLLIEPAMLGGGMVVSVTAEGYVPAEGYQRYEAGTPNVGGGIGLGVAVDYLSAIGMEKIHRHEERLTARLIEGLSGIDGVTVYAGRQPGARIGIVSFTIDGVHPQEAAQMLDEDADILVRSGHHCCQPLMEHLDLPEGTVRASMAAFTTEQEIDLLIAAVDEIGRGR from the coding sequence GTGAAGCGCGAACCGGCAGTAAAGAAAGTCCTCTACTGGTGCGACCAGTGCAACGTCCCCCTTATCGGGCGCACCTGCGCCTGCGGAGCGAGAGTCAGGGAGATACCGCTCCTGCAGCCGCACGATCTCCGGCCCGCCCTCGCGGCGGATATGGCCCTCATCCGGGGTCTTCTGACCGAACGGTTCGGCAACGTCCCGTTGCCCCGCGTCGTGCTCCTGAACAAGACCGGCGGCGTCGACCGGGCGGACCTCGTGATCGCCCACGGCGACCGGCTCGGCTGGCTCACGTTCGACCCGATCGCGCGGAAGTTCAGCCTCGATATCGCTCCCGAAGCGCTCCCGCACATCCTGCCGCACGTGACGCGCGGCATCATCGACCTGGAGGCCGAGCCCGCGGTGAGCGCCCATAAGGGCCGCATCGGCGGGAAACAGTTCCCGCTCGCGGCTCCGGTGCCGGACGGGACGGCCATCGTCTCCTACAAAAACCGGTTCGGCACGGGCATCGTCAGGGACGGGCAGGTCCGGGTGAAGGAGCTCGTCCCCGTCGAGCCCCGCAGCCGGCCCGACCCGGGCTGGGACGAGGTGATCGAGAAGAACCGCTACCACTTGAAAAACCTCGAACGGAACGCCGTCCGTACCATCAAAAAACACATGAACGACCGGCCGTGCGTGAATGTCTCGTTCTCCGGCGGCAAGGACAGCACCGCCGTTCTCCATCTCGCGCGGAAGGCGGGGGTGGAGAAGGCGTTCTTCATCGATACCGGGCTCGAGCTCCCCGAGACGGTGGAGTTCGCGGCGTCGCAGGGCGTCGAGATCATCAAAAAAGGCGGCGACTTCTTCCAGGCGGTCGAGAAGGCGGGACCGCCGGGGAAAGATCATCGCTGGTGCTGCAAACTCCTGAAACTGCAGCCGTTGAAGATCTATCTCGCCGGGCTCGGTCCCTGCGTCACCATCCAGGGGAACCGGTGGTACGAATCCCGGAACCGTTCCGACCTCGATGAGACGAGCCAGAACCCGGCAAATCCCCTGCAGTTGAACGTCTCGCCGATCCGGAACTGGCGGGCGCTCGAGGTCTTCCTCTACCTCTGGTGGCGCGAGGCTCCCATGAACCCGCTCTACGAGATGGGGCTCGAACGGGTGGGCTGCTACCTCTGCCCGGCGGTGCTCGAGAGCGAGTACGAAGGGCTCCGGGAGATGCACCCGGAACTGACGGATCGCTGGGACGAATTCCTTATCCGTTGGGCGGAGAAAAACGGGTTGCCGGACGCCTACCACCAGTGGGGGCTCTGGCGATGGCGGGCGCTGCCCCCGAAGATGCGCGAGGTCTGCAGGGACCGGGGCATCGGCGTCAACGACGACTTTACCCTGCGGGAAGCCCCAAAGAGCGTGAAAAAGGTGGCAACTATGAAGAGTACGGGTACCCGTGAGCCGGCACCGCCGGCAGAGAACGAGTCCGTCCCGGACGAGATCCGCAAGGACTTCCCGATCCTCGGCGATATCGTTTATCTCGACAACGCAGCGACGACCTTCTCGCCGGAGCCGGTGGTGGAGGCGCTCGTCGAGTTCGAACACCGATACCGGGCGAACGTCGGCCGGGGCGTCCACCGGTTGACCCGGATCGCGACGCAGCGCTACTGGCACGCCCACGAGAAGGTGGCCCGGTTCATCGGCGGGGAGGCGGGGGTGACGGTCTTTACGAAGAACGCCACCGACGCGATCAACATGGTCGCGCAGGGGCTCTCCTGGAATCCGGGCGACCGCGTGGCGACCACCATCCTCGAGCACCACTCGAACCTTCTCCCCTGGCGGGCACTTGCAAAACAGGGCGTCGCGCTCGACGTGATCGGGATCGACGCCGACTACTCGCTCGACCTTGCCGCGCTCGAGGAGACTCTGGCCGGAGGCGGTGTCCGGCTCGTTACCGTCACCCACGCCTCGAACGTCCTTGGCGTGACGACGCCGGTCCCCGAGATTTCCCGGCTCTGCCGGGAGCACGGCGCCCTCCTCCTGGTGGACGGGGCGCAGTCGCTCCCGCACATGCCGGTGAACGTCGCGGATCTCGGCTGCGACTTCCTCTGCTTTGCGGGGCACAAGATGTTCGGCCCGACCGGCACCGGCGTCCTCTGGATGCGGGATCTCCTCATCGAGCCTGCGATGCTCGGCGGCGGCATGGTCGTGAGCGTGACCGCCGAAGGCTACGTCCCGGCGGAGGGCTACCAGCGCTACGAGGCCGGGACGCCGAACGTCGGCGGCGGGATCGGGCTCGGGGTCGCCGTGGACTACCTCTCGGCGATCGGGATGGAGAAGATCCACCGGCACGAGGAGCGCCTGACAGCCCGGCTGATCGAGGGGCTCTCCGGGATAGACGGGGTCACGGTCTATGCGGGCCGGCAACCGGGTGCCCGGATAGGGATCGTCTCGTTCACCATCGACGGCGTCCACCCGCAGGAGGCGGCGCAGATGCTCGATGAGGATGCGGATATCCTGGTGCGCTCGGGGCACCACTGCTGCCAGCCGCTGATGGAGCATCTGGACCTCCCGGAGGGGACGGTGCGGGCGAGCATGGCGGCCTTCACGACGGAGCAGGAGATCGATCTTCTGATTGCGGCCGTCGACGAGATCGGCCGGGGGCGGTAG
- a CDS encoding FmdE family protein has translation MQPRLNHTWEDIEARLESRGSPPGLIEDFKRCIDFHTFAAPGLLVGVFMVDQALELLNPPEGEKIYAVCETTKCLPDALQVIAHCTTGNHRLRVIPIGKFAITMNGPADSPYVNGIRVFVDGDKIERYPTFALWYTKDPLFDPRTRGIDLIDEVIDAGRDLLSHERVRVKVPQKWPWKSAICSICGEMVPDNLLVDGACTDCRSQSYYEKVAY, from the coding sequence GTGCAACCGAGACTGAATCACACATGGGAAGATATCGAGGCCCGGCTCGAGTCGAGAGGCTCCCCCCCGGGATTGATCGAGGACTTCAAACGATGCATCGATTTCCACACCTTCGCGGCCCCCGGGCTCCTGGTCGGGGTCTTCATGGTGGATCAGGCCCTGGAACTCCTGAACCCTCCTGAGGGTGAGAAGATCTACGCTGTCTGCGAGACCACCAAGTGCCTGCCCGACGCCCTTCAGGTGATTGCCCACTGCACGACCGGCAACCACCGCCTCCGGGTGATCCCGATCGGGAAGTTTGCCATCACCATGAACGGGCCGGCCGATTCCCCGTACGTAAACGGGATCCGGGTCTTCGTCGACGGCGATAAGATCGAGCGTTATCCGACGTTCGCTCTCTGGTACACCAAAGACCCGCTCTTCGACCCGAGAACCCGGGGTATCGACCTGATCGACGAGGTCATCGATGCGGGACGCGATCTCCTCTCGCACGAGCGGGTGCGGGTGAAAGTGCCCCAGAAATGGCCGTGGAAGTCCGCGATCTGTTCCATCTGCGGCGAGATGGTTCCCGACAACCTGCTCGTCGACGGTGCCTGTACCGACTGCCGATCACAGTCCTACTACGAGAAGGTAGCGTACTGA